Genomic window (Streptomyces sp. TG1A-60):
ACGGCGCCGGACGGTTCCGCGCGCGAGGGGCAGGCCCGGGTCGAGCCCGCCGCCCTGCGGGGCAGCCCGGTCACCGTCTGGACGAACGCCGAGGGCCTGCTGGTCACCAAGCCCGCCACCGAGGCCCAGGCCCGCCTGCGAGCCGTGCTCGTCGGCGGCCTCGCGGCGGTCTTCGTGGCCGCCGTGCCGTTCGTGGTCGGCCGGCTCGTCCGGGGCCGTATGGAGCGGCGGCGGATGGACCAGTGGGACGAGGAGTGGGAGCGGATCGGTCCGCTGTGGGGGCGCAAGACCTGGTGAGAACGGCCGACGGCCGGACGCGGCCCGTGGGGGAGGCTCCGTCCGGCCGCCGGGAGCGGACTCACCGGTGGGTGACGAGCGGTCTCACCTGTAGGTGATGTCCGAGGCGGAGTACTTGCAGTTGGTGCTGTCGGGGCCCGTACCGACGGCGGTGTTGTTGTTGTACTTCTGACACGGGACGACCTTGCGGCCGCTGTCGTTGAGGATCGTGATCCTGCGCAGGGTCGCCACGTCGCCGCGGTTGACGTTGATGCCGACCAGGCGCGCGGTGGAGCCCGTCCCGGTGACTTCGATGTTGTTGAGGTTCACCTTGCGCGTGTACTGCGTGGAGCAGTCGCCGCACGAGCGGTACAGCGTCTTGAACTCGCTGACCGCGAAGTTGGAGATGTTGAGGGTGCCGCCCCCGTTGTGCTGGAAGACCTTGTCGGCCGCCTTCTTGGCGCCGCCGCCGGTCACGGTGTAGGTGGACCCGCCTCGGAAGGT
Coding sequences:
- a CDS encoding pectate lyase, with protein sequence MTSAARSRARTRALTGTFAAFSLSFGMIMTSGATPANAATWPTPTRSQPVSSTISVSGTRDGGMVRYYGSGALAGDGQDEGQDPIFKLANGATLKNVVIGRPGADGIHCEGNCTLQNVWWEDVGEDAATFRGGSTYTVTGGGAKKAADKVFQHNGGGTLNISNFAVSEFKTLYRSCGDCSTQYTRKVNLNNIEVTGTGSTARLVGINVNRGDVATLRRITILNDSGRKVVPCQKYNNNTAVGTGPDSTNCKYSASDITYR